GGTAGCCTACTTTGTTAAGGAGATGAATGGCGGCAGCTTGGAAAAATAGAGGCAAGGATGGAAATCCACTATGGTTTTGAGTCGTTAGGATCTATTCGGAATCCAGTGGTCACTACGGGAGCCTTTGATGGCGTTCATGTGGGGCATAAAACCATAATCAACAGAATTAAGGAGATTGCCCGCGAGATTGATGGACAGACCGTTTTAGTTACTTTTTATCCCCATCCGCGCATTGTTCTTTACCCCGAAACTGAAGGAAAGGACTTGCTGTTTATCAGTTCTCAAAAGGAGAAGATTGCCCTGTTGGAACTTGCCGGTGTAGAGCACTTGGTGATTGTTCGTTTTTCCATCGATTTCAGCAAAATTACCTCCGATCAATTTGTGCGCGATATCCTGCTGGGAAAACTTCATGCCAGGTGTATTGTGGTAGGGTTTAATCACCATTTTGGGCACAATCGGCAAGGTGATTATGATTATCTCTACTCCCTGAGCCAAGAGTTAGGGTTTAGGGTAGAGGAGATTCCCGAACAGGATATTCAGAACGAAACCGTTAGCTCCACAACTATTCGAAAAGCCCTGAAGGAGGGGAAAATACAGCGAGCCAACGCATACCTCGACCATCAGTATATCATAATAGGAGCACTAGGGATTGGCCACAAAGTTTTTAGTGAAGCCAGCTTTCCAACGCTGTCGGTGCAGCTGGAGGAGGTTGGGAAGCTTATTCCCCCCGATGGCGTATATGCCGTGAGCGTTAAATGGGGGAGTCTACAGTATAAGGGGATGGTTGCCATTGCCCGAAACATTCTCGATGCCGGTCCTTTCGGGGTGGGTGTGCAGCTCCACTTGATCGATTTTGATCACCATTTTCCCGATGCCGATGCCACCATTCTTTTCCATAAGCGAATTAGGCTGGGACTGGATACTTCGTCTCCTGAAATCATCAACAAACAGCTGACTCAGGATCTTGCGTTTGTGATGGATCTCATTTTTTAACAATTATTTCTACCGCAGGAGTTGTAACAACGTTTACCACGTAGAAAATCTTTATTGTATTACATGTCGCTCATTCAGGGCTTCCTTTGTTTTTTTTATCTACGCTGGCCTACGATTCGACCTGTGCTCTAACGTTTCGGGGCTTTGCCCCTTTACTTCTTCTAACGTCTGATCGACGTAACTTCTCGAGGAAACAATAAGGCCTGAAAGGCCTGCATGTAAAAGCACAGGGCGTAGCCCTGTGTAAAACGATACGCGATTTCTTAGGGCTGAAGGCCCGACACGTTGCATTGACGAGATTCGCGGCCATACAAAAAAACAGCTGCCGGGATTTTTCTTTTCCATCAAAAGAAACGAAATTGAAATACTCTTTTTTACTAAATGTTGAAAAACATTACTGTTTGCAGTATCACACAAATGATCTTTTGTATCTTTGCCGTATCATTGTCTACGGTGCTGCTATTAGTAACACCAAGGACTCCAATAATTAGTCTAATCCAAAGGTTGTTTCTAATGGAGAAGAGAATCGGCGCAGCACTCATCCTTATCGAGGAGAAATCGAGCGTAACCAAGTTAAACGACATTATCTCTAAGCATGGCGACATTATCGTTGGCCGGCAGGGTATTCCTTTAATGCAAAAGGGGGTAAGCGTTATTTCTTTGGTGCTTGAGGGCACTAGCGATGAGATAGGTGCGTTAACCGGTCCAATTGGAAAGCTCCCCGGAGTGCAGGTAAAATCGTTACTGATGAAAACTGCAATAACGGAGGCTGGTCAATAATCTTCGCTTTCAACTTTGGGTAGTAAACAGTAATCGCCACGAATTGGCTAAAAACTACTACCATGAAATTCAAACCAGAAGAGTATCGCATCAAGGACGAGCCGATGAAGCCCTTCATCGACCCAGAAGAAATTTGGGAGTATCTCAACCAAGCTCCTGCTACCGCTGAACAGATCAAGGCTATTATCCAAAAATCGTTGGACAAGAACCGCCTCAACCTGCAGGAGGTGTCGGCCTTAGTAAATACTACCGATCCTGCATTGGTGGCTGAAATTCTGGAAGGTGCCCGTGAACTTAAGAAGCGCGTGTATGGTAATCGTATCGTTCTTTTTGCCCCGCTATACATTGGTAATAAGTGCACCAACAACTGTCGCTACTGCGGATTTAGAACATCAAACAAGGAAGCCGAACGCGTAACCCTTAACGATGCCGAGATTGTTGCGGCAGTGGAAGCGCTTGAGGAAACAGGCCAAAAGCGGCTTATTCTGGTTTACGGCGAACA
This genomic interval from Williamwhitmania taraxaci contains the following:
- a CDS encoding riboflavin kinase, yielding MEIHYGFESLGSIRNPVVTTGAFDGVHVGHKTIINRIKEIAREIDGQTVLVTFYPHPRIVLYPETEGKDLLFISSQKEKIALLELAGVEHLVIVRFSIDFSKITSDQFVRDILLGKLHARCIVVGFNHHFGHNRQGDYDYLYSLSQELGFRVEEIPEQDIQNETVSSTTIRKALKEGKIQRANAYLDHQYIIIGALGIGHKVFSEASFPTLSVQLEEVGKLIPPDGVYAVSVKWGSLQYKGMVAIARNILDAGPFGVGVQLHLIDFDHHFPDADATILFHKRIRLGLDTSSPEIINKQLTQDLAFVMDLIF
- a CDS encoding TM1266 family iron-only hydrogenase system putative regulator; its protein translation is MEKRIGAALILIEEKSSVTKLNDIISKHGDIIVGRQGIPLMQKGVSVISLVLEGTSDEIGALTGPIGKLPGVQVKSLLMKTAITEAGQ